The following proteins are encoded in a genomic region of Pyricularia oryzae 70-15 chromosome 6, whole genome shotgun sequence:
- a CDS encoding SNARE protein → MSQYGYGGRQNPFDDRGDGGAGDYGGPQPPRPPPGQFGGGPRPGGNRGPAMGRDDYSSSQNVEMASLTQNGAGFSGQGASGNSDPNFILNECRSIDDGVGQIEGNLNQLRMLQDRSLNEADSTGSQTQRQLDSLSSETMAMYRALTDRVRKVKSSPEASQARNTAQVNRVDRRLKAAINQYQQIESGFRQKSRDQLERQYRYVRPDADDREVRDAVEDAANGGGQIFQQALMQSDRRGQARAVLNAVQDRHEQMKKIEQQMIELAQLFQDMDTLIVQQDVQVAQIEQKGEEIVENLDKGNEEIVVAVETAKKTRKKKWICLGICITIVVVIAAIVAIYFLVISPPRANNNNAPAPAATATPAANTNPKRSLGNGLPELEHVDFDGERPVFNIYAQSKIVLTEDEFNSKTEEETSPLAHFAGKSSVMKKRYVVTEDVGPSPDPTGPLGQGIPSMHSEGGEFEKTSRASGGLRKNKRLALSGGKAFDVDSATLVVRATKTE, encoded by the exons ATGAGCCAGTACGG ATACGGCGGAAGGCAAAACCCCTTCGACGATAGGGGCGACGGCGGTGCAGGTGACTACGGAGGACCACAGCCACCACGACCTCCCCCAGGGCAGTTTGGCGGCGGGCCTCGACCAGGCGGCAACCGGGGACCGGCTATGGGACGGGACGATTATTCAT CAAGCCAAAACGTCGAGATGGCATCTCTCACACAAAACGGAGCTGGTTTCAGCGGCCAGGGCGCTTCCGGCAACAGCGATCCCAACTTTATTCTCAACGAGTGTCGGTCCATCGACGACGGAGTCGGCCAGATCGAGGGCAACCTCAACCAGCTGCGCATGCTCCAGGACAGGTCCCTCAACGAGGCCGATTCGACAGGCTCCCAGACGCAGAGGCAGCTCGACTCGCTCTCTTCCGAGACCATGGCCATGTACCGCGCGCTGACCGACCGAGTGCGCAAGGTCAAGTCGAGCCCCGAGGCCTCGCAGGCGCGCAACACGGCGCAGGTCAACCGCGTCGATCGTCGCCTCAAGGCCGCTATCAACCAGTACCAGCAGATCGAGTCGGGCTTCCGGCAAAAGTCCCGCGACCAGCTGGAGCGTCAGTACCGCTACGTCCGACCCGACGCCGACGACCGCGAGGTCCGCGACGCCGTCGAGGACGCGGCCAACGGTGGTGGGCAGATATTCCAGCAGGCCCTGATGCAGAGCGACCGCAGGGGCCAGGCCCGCGCCGTTCTCAATGCCGTCCAGGACCGCCACGAGCAGATGAAGAAGATTGAGCAGCAGATGATTGAGCTCGCACAGCTGTTCCAGGACATGGACACTCTCATCGTTCAGCAAGACGTGCAGGTTGCCCAGATTGAGCAGAAGGGCGAGGAGATCGTTGAGAACCTGGACAAAGGCAACGAGGAGATTGTGGTCGCCGTCGAGACGGCCAAGAagacgaggaagaagaagtgGATCTGCCTGGGTATTTGCA TTACTATTGTGGTTGTCATTGCGGCCATCGTTGCAATCTACTTTTTGGTTATCAGTCCGCCTCgagccaacaacaacaacgcccCAGCACCCGCGGCAACTGCCACTCCCGCAGCCAACACAAACCCGAAACGAAGTCTAGGGAACGGCCTACCCGAATTAGAGCACGTTGACTTCGACGGCGAGCGACCGGTATTTAACATTTACGCCCAGTCCAAGATCGTGCTCACAGAAGATGAGTTCAACTCCAAAACCGAGGAGGAGACATCGCCCCTGGCTCACTTTGCCGGCAAATCGTCTGTCATGAAGAAGCGCTACGTGGTCACCGAGGATGTCGGCCCCAGCCCAGACCCCACCGGCCCGCTAGGCCAGGGAATCCCCAGCATGCACAGCGAAGGCGGCGAGTTTGAGAAGACCAGTCGAGCATCCGGGGGCTTGCGCAAGAATAAGAGGCTCGCACTATCAGGAGGGAAAGCATTTGATGTTGACAGCGCTACGCTTGTGGTGAGGGCCACAAAGACCGAGTAA